One region of Roseimicrobium gellanilyticum genomic DNA includes:
- a CDS encoding uracil-DNA glycosylase family protein, whose protein sequence is MPAASPHLALISAAHSLRDTLKPLRFSPPVEFVYNPLEYAAEPHELYLTRYGSTRKKVVFLGMNPGPFGMTQTGVPFGEIAAVRDWLGIKTAVGKPPKEHPKRPVVGFDCPQSEVSGRRLWGLFAQRFGPAENFFADHFVANYCPLVFMSETGANLTPDKIRPAEMEPVFRACDEHLHQLVEALQPEWLIGVGGFAEGRALLLKPAFPKMKIARILHPSPASPAANKDWSGNVTRTLEKLGVWPAS, encoded by the coding sequence ATGCCCGCCGCATCTCCCCACCTGGCACTCATTTCCGCTGCCCACTCCTTGCGCGATACGCTCAAGCCTCTGCGTTTCTCCCCACCTGTCGAGTTCGTCTACAATCCACTGGAGTACGCCGCCGAACCCCATGAGCTGTACCTTACGCGCTACGGCAGCACGCGGAAGAAGGTGGTGTTCCTCGGCATGAATCCGGGCCCCTTCGGCATGACGCAGACGGGCGTGCCCTTCGGAGAGATTGCAGCCGTGCGGGATTGGCTGGGTATCAAGACCGCCGTCGGCAAGCCGCCCAAGGAACATCCCAAGCGCCCGGTCGTGGGCTTCGATTGCCCGCAGAGCGAGGTGAGCGGTCGCAGGCTGTGGGGTCTCTTCGCCCAGCGGTTCGGCCCAGCGGAGAACTTCTTCGCCGATCATTTCGTAGCAAACTACTGCCCGCTGGTGTTCATGAGCGAGACCGGCGCCAACCTCACTCCGGACAAGATCCGCCCCGCAGAGATGGAGCCTGTCTTTCGCGCGTGTGATGAGCATCTGCACCAGTTGGTGGAGGCCTTGCAACCGGAATGGCTCATCGGCGTGGGAGGCTTTGCGGAGGGGCGCGCCCTGCTGCTGAAGCCCGCTTTCCCCAAGATGAAAATCGCCCGCATCCTGCACCCCAGCCCAGCCAGCCCGGCGGCGAACAAGGACTGGTCTGGCAATGTCACACGCACGCTGGAGAAGCTGGGCGTGTGGCCGGCTTCGTGA
- a CDS encoding glycoside hydrolase family 3 N-terminal domain-containing protein has protein sequence MSSHASRLGQLLLTGIPAPELDSATAARLKKLQPGGYILFSRNLKDAATLRKLCDDLRDLSEIEPIITIDQEGGRVSRLRYIGHEPPNAQQLREKGSFDLIKQHGKLTGKLLRLFGINLDLCPVLDISYDDTADNSLKGRCYGTDPQQVVDFAGTFNRAMRKEGVLSCAKHFPGYGPAECDPHEFLPIIDKTREQLDKEELLPYRALMPELDSVMVCHANYRAYDPQNERWPASLSHNIVQKLLRDQLGFDGLAMTDDLDMGAILNEVTFEQAIQEAVKAGNDMVMICHRLEMVEEARKHLEALPDPVVYDALIRLEKTKKKLSTPSPFSLERFAEVNDEIWQLRVDTLGEERAAILSVEDGKRSPVELY, from the coding sequence ATGTCCTCTCACGCCTCCCGTCTCGGCCAGCTTCTCCTCACCGGCATTCCCGCTCCTGAACTCGACAGCGCCACGGCAGCGCGTCTGAAAAAGCTCCAGCCCGGCGGCTACATCCTCTTCAGCAGGAACCTCAAGGACGCCGCGACCCTCCGCAAGCTCTGCGACGACCTGCGCGACCTGAGCGAGATCGAGCCCATCATCACCATCGACCAGGAGGGGGGCCGAGTCTCCCGCCTGCGCTACATCGGCCACGAGCCTCCCAACGCCCAGCAACTCCGCGAGAAGGGCAGCTTTGACCTCATCAAGCAGCACGGCAAACTCACCGGGAAGCTGCTGCGCCTCTTCGGCATCAATCTCGATCTCTGCCCCGTGCTGGACATCAGCTACGATGACACGGCGGACAATTCACTGAAGGGCCGCTGCTACGGCACCGACCCCCAGCAGGTCGTGGACTTCGCCGGTACCTTCAACCGTGCCATGCGCAAGGAGGGCGTGCTGAGCTGCGCCAAGCACTTCCCCGGCTACGGCCCCGCCGAGTGCGATCCGCATGAGTTCCTGCCCATCATCGACAAGACCCGCGAGCAACTGGACAAGGAGGAACTCCTCCCCTACCGCGCCCTCATGCCGGAGCTGGACAGCGTGATGGTCTGCCACGCGAACTACCGCGCCTATGACCCGCAGAATGAGCGCTGGCCCGCCTCACTCTCCCACAACATTGTGCAGAAACTCCTGCGTGATCAGCTTGGCTTCGACGGTCTCGCCATGACGGATGATCTGGACATGGGTGCCATCCTGAATGAAGTCACCTTCGAGCAGGCCATCCAGGAAGCCGTGAAAGCCGGCAATGACATGGTGATGATCTGCCACCGCCTGGAAATGGTGGAGGAAGCCAGGAAGCATCTCGAAGCCCTACCGGACCCTGTGGTGTACGATGCTCTGATACGCCTGGAAAAGACCAAGAAGAAACTCTCCACCCCCTCGCCCTTCTCCCTGGAGCGCTTCGCCGAAGTCAACGACGAAATCTGGCAGCTCCGCGTGGACACCCTCGGTGAGGAACGTGCTGCCATCCTGAGTGTTGAGGATGGCAAGCGGTCGCCGGTGGAGCTCTATTGA
- a CDS encoding zinc ribbon domain-containing protein produces MLPVIQNLLDLQDRDQRIISLSKDLKNIPTLQERAKGRLADDEAAVATAQGRVREVELKIKNLELDANTRRNTIGRLKEQQFATRKNEEFRAMGHEIERYEKEISNLEDQELELMDQLEKVKPGLTAAQQALGVTKKSVDAEIAELTERAKAIQERLAELNKERTDLSGNVEPDALSMYNRLLKSKGNSVVVPLEKDTCQGCHMKVVLATIQGVREQKEITNCEQCGRVLYQG; encoded by the coding sequence ATGCTCCCCGTCATCCAAAATCTCCTCGACCTTCAGGACCGCGATCAGCGCATCATCTCGCTTTCCAAGGATCTCAAGAACATCCCCACCCTGCAGGAGCGGGCGAAGGGGCGCCTTGCAGACGATGAGGCGGCAGTGGCCACGGCTCAAGGACGCGTACGTGAGGTGGAACTGAAGATCAAGAATCTCGAACTCGACGCCAACACCCGGCGCAACACCATCGGGCGCCTGAAGGAACAGCAGTTCGCCACGCGCAAGAACGAGGAGTTCCGCGCCATGGGCCACGAAATCGAGCGCTATGAAAAGGAGATTTCCAACCTGGAAGACCAGGAACTGGAGCTCATGGATCAGCTCGAGAAAGTGAAGCCAGGCCTCACGGCCGCCCAGCAGGCGCTCGGAGTCACCAAGAAGAGTGTCGATGCCGAGATTGCTGAACTCACGGAGCGTGCCAAGGCCATTCAAGAGCGCCTTGCGGAACTGAACAAGGAACGCACGGATCTCTCCGGTAATGTCGAGCCTGACGCCCTCTCCATGTACAACCGCCTGCTGAAGAGCAAGGGCAACTCGGTCGTGGTACCTCTTGAAAAAGACACCTGCCAGGGCTGCCATATGAAAGTGGTGCTCGCCACCATCCAGGGTGTGCGTGAGCAGAAAGAAATCACCAACTGCGAACAGTGCGGACGCGTGCTGTATCAGGGATAG
- a CDS encoding GreA/GreB family elongation factor, with translation MNTHSITLSHKDLHLILALHTQREFIPHLDEGRHQELMRLVGQAGEGASLKSLVNPPSVGLYDAVTVNDFSAPASNAMVCRIVLPHEADLDAGLYSVLAPISIALLGRPLGATVTFDAPGGSRQLRILSIQKEEVVV, from the coding sequence ATGAATACTCATTCCATTACCCTATCGCACAAAGATTTGCATCTCATCCTCGCCCTCCATACTCAACGTGAGTTCATCCCGCATCTCGATGAAGGGAGGCACCAGGAACTCATGCGTTTGGTGGGTCAGGCGGGAGAAGGAGCCTCGCTAAAAAGTCTTGTGAATCCCCCCTCGGTAGGTCTTTATGATGCAGTTACGGTGAATGATTTCTCCGCTCCAGCGTCCAATGCGATGGTCTGCCGGATTGTGCTTCCGCACGAGGCAGACCTGGATGCCGGGCTCTACTCAGTGCTGGCCCCCATCAGCATTGCCCTGCTCGGCCGTCCACTCGGCGCCACCGTGACCTTCGACGCTCCGGGCGGCTCCCGGCAGCTGCGCATTCTTTCGATCCAGAAGGAAGAGGTGGTTGTCTGA
- a CDS encoding DUF5069 domain-containing protein — MSSIVPMISSGVAGPLGVLHLPRLWQKASLEAVGKLHPDYPGCGKGYDQMVLDGLGIDREEFLAYIKSSKPSYVQLESWVLSKKGGSLDQAAVKKLNDAIKGYIHDDGTRASICSSAGRPDDGSIKDAVNLNNLDDWATFYSAELK; from the coding sequence ATGAGCTCCATTGTCCCCATGATTTCGTCCGGCGTTGCCGGTCCTCTCGGAGTCCTGCATCTTCCCCGTCTCTGGCAGAAGGCTTCGCTGGAAGCCGTCGGCAAGCTTCATCCTGACTATCCCGGCTGCGGCAAGGGCTATGACCAAATGGTGCTCGACGGCCTTGGCATCGACCGCGAGGAGTTCCTGGCCTACATCAAGTCCAGCAAGCCTTCCTATGTGCAGCTCGAAAGCTGGGTGCTCTCCAAGAAGGGCGGCAGCCTCGACCAGGCCGCGGTGAAGAAGCTCAACGACGCCATCAAGGGCTACATCCATGATGACGGCACCCGCGCCAGCATCTGCTCCTCCGCCGGTCGTCCTGATGACGGTAGCATCAAGGATGCAGTGAACCTGAACAACCTGGACGACTGGGCCACCTTCTACAGCGCTGAGCTGAAGTAA
- the mnmA gene encoding tRNA 2-thiouridine(34) synthase MnmA yields MSRILAAMSGGVDSSVATALLVREGHEVHGAYMKNWINEENIIGHCPWEEDIEDARAVADQLGIEFRVVNLMQEYRERVVKYLLEGYQQGITPNPDVMCNREMKFGVLWDWAREHGFDAIATGHYARNDVLEDGAAVVRRGVDPNKDQTYFLAMMRPEQVEIARFPIGSLLKPQVREEATKLGLKTADKKDSQGICFIGEVKMEDFLRTFVEDKPGNIVNLEGKVLGEHRGLHLYTLGQRKGLRVASNLYKQAYVVVAKRPATNELVIAIEREDTPLLWARRCTLNGISTTGADLTREWDLLAMPRYRNPSAEAHFRPYEREDGWAAELTFTAPQRALTPGQICALYDGDRLLGGAFFETIHYD; encoded by the coding sequence ATGTCACGCATCCTTGCCGCCATGTCCGGAGGTGTCGACAGCAGTGTCGCCACCGCACTCCTCGTACGCGAGGGGCACGAGGTGCATGGCGCGTACATGAAGAATTGGATCAATGAGGAGAACATCATTGGCCACTGCCCCTGGGAGGAGGACATTGAGGATGCGCGTGCGGTGGCGGACCAGCTTGGCATTGAGTTCCGTGTGGTGAATCTCATGCAGGAGTACCGTGAGCGTGTGGTGAAATACCTGCTGGAAGGCTACCAGCAGGGCATCACGCCGAATCCGGATGTGATGTGCAATCGCGAGATGAAGTTCGGCGTGCTCTGGGACTGGGCGCGTGAGCACGGTTTTGATGCCATCGCGACCGGACACTATGCGCGGAATGATGTGCTGGAGGACGGCGCCGCGGTGGTGCGCCGCGGCGTGGATCCGAACAAGGACCAGACCTACTTCCTGGCCATGATGCGGCCGGAGCAGGTGGAGATTGCCAGGTTTCCCATCGGCTCCTTGCTGAAGCCTCAGGTTCGTGAAGAGGCAACAAAGCTCGGCCTGAAGACCGCGGACAAGAAGGACAGCCAGGGGATCTGCTTTATCGGCGAGGTGAAGATGGAGGATTTCCTGCGTACGTTTGTGGAGGACAAGCCTGGCAATATTGTGAATCTGGAAGGCAAGGTGCTCGGCGAGCACCGTGGGCTGCATCTCTACACCCTCGGCCAGCGCAAGGGCCTTCGCGTGGCGAGCAATCTCTACAAGCAGGCGTATGTCGTGGTGGCGAAGCGTCCTGCCACGAATGAACTCGTGATCGCCATCGAACGCGAAGACACGCCTCTGCTGTGGGCACGGCGTTGCACGCTGAATGGCATCTCCACCACGGGCGCTGATCTCACGCGCGAGTGGGACCTGCTCGCCATGCCACGCTATCGCAACCCGTCAGCGGAGGCGCATTTCCGCCCGTACGAACGTGAGGACGGTTGGGCGGCGGAGCTCACCTTCACCGCGCCGCAGCGTGCACTCACTCCCGGACAGATCTGTGCGCTGTATGATGGGGACCGCCTGCTCGGTGGTGCTTTTTTCGAGACCATTCATTATGATTGA